One genomic window of Thermorudis peleae includes the following:
- the purS gene encoding phosphoribosylformylglycinamidine synthase subunit PurS, translated as MQWRADVAVMLKPGVNDPQGLAVRDGLHRLGYAHVQDVRVGRYIQLWLEADSETEATAQVEAMCQQLLANPVIEQFWFSLTAQPVPAPNGTPRSGGA; from the coding sequence ATGCAGTGGCGAGCTGATGTTGCAGTGATGCTGAAGCCAGGGGTGAACGACCCGCAGGGACTTGCAGTGCGTGACGGCCTGCATCGCCTTGGGTATGCACACGTGCAGGATGTTCGTGTCGGGCGATACATCCAGCTCTGGCTTGAGGCGGATTCAGAAACTGAGGCGACCGCGCAGGTTGAAGCGATGTGCCAGCAACTCTTAGCCAATCCGGTCATTGAACAGTTCTGGTTTTCCTTGACCGCGCAGCCTGTGCCGGCACCAAATGGAACACCACGAAGCGGAGGCGCCTAG
- a CDS encoding phosphoribosylaminoimidazolesuccinocarboxamide synthase, protein MNALVEIQLPGVERLRRGKVREVFDLGDGRLLIVATDRISIYDVVLPTPIPGKGILLTQLTRFWFEWFGDRLRSHYITTDLAALPPSLAPYRSALEGRSMLVWKAERIPVECVARGYLAGSAWEEYRVSGTVAGEPLPPGLVESARLPEPRFTPATKAEHGHDENLSVAELAALVGSTVAAELQAQTLCVYREAEAYARARGIIIADTKLEFGWINGELAVIDELLTPDSSRFWDAAQYVPGGPQPSFDKQYVRDWARAQGWNRQPPGPALPPDVVEATLARYREAYTRLTGQPAPV, encoded by the coding sequence ATGAACGCACTCGTCGAAATCCAGTTACCCGGCGTTGAGCGGCTACGGCGTGGGAAAGTCCGCGAGGTCTTTGACCTGGGCGACGGTCGGTTACTGATTGTCGCGACCGACCGTATCTCAATCTATGATGTGGTGCTGCCTACACCGATTCCGGGCAAAGGGATTTTGCTCACTCAATTGACCCGATTCTGGTTTGAGTGGTTTGGTGATCGGCTGCGCTCGCACTATATCACAACGGATCTGGCGGCATTGCCACCATCGCTCGCGCCCTATCGCTCTGCGCTCGAGGGGCGTTCGATGCTCGTATGGAAAGCTGAGCGGATTCCGGTTGAATGCGTTGCTCGCGGCTATCTCGCTGGCTCAGCGTGGGAAGAGTACCGTGTCTCGGGCACGGTGGCTGGTGAACCGCTGCCACCGGGACTGGTTGAAAGTGCCCGATTGCCGGAACCGCGATTCACGCCAGCCACAAAAGCAGAGCACGGGCACGATGAGAATCTCAGTGTCGCCGAACTTGCTGCACTGGTTGGTTCAACGGTCGCAGCCGAACTCCAGGCACAGACGCTGTGTGTCTATCGTGAAGCGGAAGCCTATGCGCGAGCGCGCGGCATCATTATTGCTGACACCAAGCTCGAGTTTGGCTGGATTAACGGCGAACTTGCGGTTATTGATGAGCTCTTGACCCCTGACAGCTCACGGTTCTGGGATGCTGCACAGTATGTCCCAGGTGGACCGCAGCCATCGTTCGACAAGCAATATGTCCGCGATTGGGCCCGGGCCCAGGGGTGGAACCGGCAGCCTCCGGGTCCAGCGTTACCGCCGGATGTCGTTGAAGCCACGCTGGCACGGTATCGTGAGGCGTATACGCGACTGACTGGCCAGCCAGCGCCGGTATGA
- the purB gene encoding adenylosuccinate lyase: MIPRYTRPEMAAIWSEAHTVELWLRVELAVAEAWAERGVIPADALARLREARCDIDRMRAIEREVDHEIIAFTRAVGETVGDAARYFHLGLTSSDVLDTALALQLVEASDLLLRDLDHLIAVVGEQAVHHRQTVMIGRTHGVHAEPMTFGAKLAGWYAELQRARQRLELAREEVRVGKIAGAVGTHATVPPDVEEAACSRLGLRVDPAPTQVISRDRHAFFISVLGILGSTLDRFATEVRHLQRTEVREVEEPFDPGNMGSSAMPHKRNPHESERVSGLARLLRSYVTPALENVVLWHERDISHSSVERVILPDTCILADYLLAAMTEIVQHWTVYPERMRQNLDLTAGAIFSQRVLLALVNAGLARHEAYRIVQELAWRAWETGTHLRELLKADERVTSRLSPEHIDALFTLDDALRYVDVPLIRLGLLAPATASAEAEA, encoded by the coding sequence GTGATCCCACGGTATACCCGACCGGAAATGGCAGCCATCTGGAGCGAGGCGCATACGGTCGAGCTGTGGCTTCGTGTCGAGCTGGCTGTTGCAGAAGCCTGGGCTGAGCGTGGCGTTATCCCAGCCGATGCATTGGCCCGGTTGCGCGAAGCACGTTGCGACATCGACCGGATGCGTGCGATCGAGCGTGAAGTCGACCACGAAATCATCGCCTTTACACGGGCTGTCGGTGAGACGGTTGGTGACGCTGCCCGGTACTTCCACCTCGGATTGACGAGCTCAGACGTCCTTGACACCGCACTCGCGCTGCAGCTTGTTGAAGCGAGCGACCTCTTGCTTCGTGATCTCGATCACTTGATCGCAGTGGTTGGCGAGCAAGCGGTGCATCACCGCCAGACGGTGATGATCGGTCGAACGCATGGAGTTCATGCTGAGCCGATGACCTTTGGCGCAAAGCTCGCAGGCTGGTATGCCGAACTGCAGCGCGCTCGCCAGCGTCTGGAGCTTGCTCGTGAGGAAGTGCGGGTGGGCAAGATTGCTGGCGCCGTTGGTACCCATGCAACGGTGCCCCCCGATGTCGAAGAGGCAGCATGCAGCCGGTTAGGGCTGCGGGTTGATCCAGCGCCAACCCAGGTCATTTCGCGTGATCGGCACGCGTTCTTCATCAGCGTCCTCGGGATATTGGGATCAACCCTCGATCGCTTCGCAACTGAAGTCCGGCATTTGCAACGGACGGAAGTTCGCGAGGTCGAAGAGCCTTTTGACCCAGGGAACATGGGGTCATCGGCGATGCCACACAAGCGCAATCCGCATGAAAGTGAGCGGGTAAGCGGGTTAGCTCGCCTCCTGCGAAGCTACGTCACCCCAGCATTAGAAAACGTCGTGCTGTGGCATGAGCGCGATATCAGCCATAGCTCGGTTGAACGCGTCATCTTGCCAGACACGTGCATCCTTGCTGACTATCTCCTTGCGGCAATGACAGAAATCGTCCAGCACTGGACCGTTTACCCTGAGCGAATGCGCCAAAACCTCGATCTCACTGCCGGTGCAATCTTCTCGCAACGTGTACTGCTGGCATTGGTCAATGCCGGACTCGCCCGTCACGAGGCCTATCGGATCGTGCAGGAACTCGCCTGGCGCGCTTGGGAAACTGGCACGCATTTGCGCGAACTCTTGAAAGCTGACGAGCGGGTGACATCTCGCCTGAGTCCAGAGCACATTGACGCCCTCTTCACGCTTGACGATGCGCTGCGCTATGTCGACGTGCCGCTGATCCGCCTGGGCTTGCTTGCTCCCGCCACAGCTTCTGCGGAGGCCGAGGCATGA
- the glmS gene encoding glutamine--fructose-6-phosphate transaminase (isomerizing), whose translation MCGIFGYVSTQQLDPTLVLQALRTLEYRGYDSWGIGVVANHHIHVVKRAGRIPAHLDQRLPASTVAFGHTRWATHGGVTDANAHPHLDCRGRLAIIHNGIIENYRSLRTALEQQGHCLRSQTDSELFAHLVEEHLGSADDPDATVAAVRAAFAQVTGLNAFIVLDHLTNQLVATKSVSPLVLGRGPAGYFLASDAVALVGHVEDIAYLRDDEIVALRSDGILLIDRATGRPRDLVWQPLTLQASDTALGGFPHYLLKEIHEQPSVVERIARQHPPQARELASLIRQSHGTFLVGCGTAGYAALAGQYLFSRIARRHVNAVVASEFKYQEHFLTDRSLVIALTQSGETVDVIEAVMAAKRHGARVAALVNVPGSTVARLADYTIPLLAGPEQSVLSTKAYVAKLALLLLTAHVLNGSEHVGLDVLWRAADGIAQALTPTFHDRVRGVADHMAQHAHCFVIGRGLSYPTALEAALKIKEASYLHAEGFAGGELKHGVIALIEQGTPCLVFSPLDETRDDILSGAMELKSRGGWIIGISPEPDDSFDIHLQVAEVGDAAPLVNVVPAQLLGYYLAVRRGLDPDKPRNLAKSVTVK comes from the coding sequence ATGTGCGGCATTTTTGGGTATGTGAGCACCCAGCAATTGGATCCAACGCTGGTGCTCCAAGCGTTACGCACGCTTGAATACCGAGGCTACGACTCGTGGGGGATTGGCGTCGTTGCTAACCACCATATTCATGTCGTCAAACGAGCTGGCCGTATTCCCGCTCACCTTGATCAGCGCTTACCAGCGTCAACCGTGGCATTTGGCCATACGCGGTGGGCAACCCATGGAGGCGTAACCGATGCGAATGCGCATCCCCATCTTGACTGTCGTGGACGTCTTGCCATTATCCACAACGGCATCATCGAGAACTATCGCAGCTTGCGCACTGCGCTTGAACAACAGGGGCATTGCCTGCGGAGCCAAACCGATTCAGAGCTCTTTGCCCACCTCGTAGAAGAACACCTTGGCAGCGCGGATGACCCCGACGCCACGGTCGCAGCAGTGCGCGCTGCCTTTGCACAGGTAACGGGATTGAACGCTTTTATTGTGCTTGACCATCTAACGAATCAACTTGTCGCAACGAAGTCTGTCTCACCGCTCGTGCTCGGCCGTGGCCCAGCGGGATACTTCCTTGCTTCTGATGCCGTTGCACTTGTCGGCCATGTCGAAGATATTGCCTACCTTCGCGACGACGAAATCGTTGCCTTGCGCTCTGACGGGATTCTTCTCATTGACCGCGCAACTGGCCGGCCACGAGATCTCGTCTGGCAACCACTCACCCTACAAGCAAGCGACACAGCGCTTGGTGGCTTCCCTCACTACCTGCTGAAAGAGATTCACGAGCAACCCAGCGTCGTCGAGCGCATTGCCCGCCAGCATCCACCACAAGCCCGTGAGCTTGCCAGCCTCATCCGCCAATCGCACGGAACCTTTCTTGTTGGCTGCGGTACAGCCGGTTACGCCGCCCTGGCTGGACAGTACCTCTTCTCGCGCATTGCTCGACGTCACGTCAATGCTGTTGTTGCCTCCGAGTTTAAGTACCAAGAACATTTCTTAACAGACCGGTCACTGGTCATCGCGCTGACCCAAAGCGGCGAGACGGTTGACGTCATCGAAGCGGTCATGGCAGCAAAGCGGCACGGAGCGCGCGTCGCTGCGCTGGTCAATGTTCCTGGTTCAACCGTAGCTCGGCTTGCCGATTACACAATCCCGCTCTTGGCTGGGCCTGAACAGAGCGTGCTATCGACAAAAGCCTATGTAGCCAAGCTTGCCCTCTTGCTTCTGACGGCGCACGTGCTCAACGGCAGTGAGCATGTTGGCCTCGACGTCCTCTGGCGGGCTGCTGACGGCATTGCCCAAGCGCTGACTCCAACGTTCCACGACCGTGTTCGTGGTGTTGCTGATCACATGGCGCAGCACGCCCACTGTTTTGTGATCGGCCGCGGCCTGTCATACCCAACAGCGCTTGAAGCGGCATTAAAGATTAAGGAGGCGAGCTATCTCCATGCTGAAGGGTTTGCCGGAGGTGAGCTCAAGCATGGGGTGATTGCGTTGATTGAGCAGGGCACGCCTTGCCTTGTCTTTTCCCCACTCGACGAGACGCGCGATGACATCCTTTCGGGTGCAATGGAACTGAAGAGCCGAGGTGGTTGGATCATCGGCATCTCACCTGAGCCTGACGACTCCTTTGACATTCACCTCCAGGTCGCCGAAGTTGGTGACGCGGCTCCACTTGTCAATGTCGTACCCGCCCAGCTTCTTGGCTACTATCTCGCGGTTCGACGCGGCCTTGACCCAGACAAGCCGCGGAACCTGGCGAAAAGCGTCACCGTCAAATAG
- a CDS encoding TatD family hydrolase, with protein MAFELIDTHCHLDLEAFADDRSAVLERARHAGVTAMLIIGFDPDCWDRTLTCVAHDPATLAASLGVHPTEADKYHDGTEALLRQRAQDPRVAAIGEIGIDLYRHTTPLAQQREAFYRQIMLANELGLPFIVHQRQAEAETLDVLRQADPPHHGVMHCFTGDIAYARACLELGLFLGIGGVVTFRSARAVQEVVRWAPLDRLVLETDAPFLAPSPHRGQRNEPAYVRIIAEQVAALRGQSLELIAVTTTANARALFPRAWIQTTEDVDDDTMPARSCNT; from the coding sequence ATGGCTTTCGAACTGATCGACACGCATTGCCACCTTGATCTTGAAGCATTTGCCGATGACCGCTCAGCAGTCCTCGAACGCGCACGACATGCCGGCGTCACAGCCATGCTGATCATCGGCTTTGACCCCGATTGCTGGGATCGGACGCTCACCTGTGTTGCCCACGATCCTGCAACGCTAGCTGCATCGCTTGGCGTCCATCCGACAGAGGCCGACAAGTATCACGATGGCACGGAAGCCTTGCTGCGACAACGTGCCCAGGATCCACGTGTTGCAGCAATTGGGGAGATTGGTATTGACCTCTACCGCCATACTACTCCGCTTGCCCAGCAACGCGAAGCCTTTTACCGCCAAATCATGCTCGCCAACGAGCTCGGCCTCCCGTTCATTGTCCATCAACGCCAGGCCGAGGCTGAAACACTTGACGTTTTACGTCAAGCTGATCCTCCTCATCATGGCGTCATGCACTGTTTTACGGGTGATATTGCCTATGCGCGAGCGTGCCTTGAGCTGGGTCTCTTTCTCGGCATTGGCGGTGTCGTGACATTTCGTTCTGCCCGAGCAGTTCAAGAGGTAGTACGATGGGCGCCACTTGACCGGCTTGTTCTCGAAACCGATGCGCCCTTTCTTGCTCCGAGTCCGCATCGAGGCCAACGTAATGAGCCAGCCTACGTTCGGATTATTGCTGAACAGGTCGCGGCATTACGCGGCCAGTCACTCGAGCTCATCGCTGTAACGACAACGGCAAATGCCCGAGCGCTGTTTCCCCGAGCCTGGATACAGACGACGGAGGATGTCGATGACGACACAATGCCAGCTCGTTCTTGCAACACATAA
- the rdgB gene encoding RdgB/HAM1 family non-canonical purine NTP pyrophosphatase, producing the protein MTTQCQLVLATHNPGKLRELRALLPPTIKTIPAAALGITLPEETGTTFLENALLKARAVAHAAGLPALADDSGLEVDALGGAPGVFSAYFAHRQATDTENVAKLLAVLRDVPPEQRRARFRAVVVVAFPNGHFLTGEGTLEGYITTAPRGTHGFGYDPVFCPLQETRTLAEMSPEEKNRLSHRAQAVRNLLAALQQYCQTTTGSAVEEQE; encoded by the coding sequence ATGACGACACAATGCCAGCTCGTTCTTGCAACACATAATCCTGGCAAACTGCGAGAGTTACGTGCATTGCTACCACCCACGATCAAGACGATTCCAGCCGCAGCGCTCGGGATTACGCTTCCGGAAGAGACTGGGACAACGTTTCTCGAAAACGCGCTTCTCAAAGCGCGAGCTGTGGCGCACGCTGCTGGCTTACCTGCGTTAGCTGACGACTCTGGCCTCGAAGTTGATGCCCTCGGTGGAGCACCGGGTGTTTTCTCAGCATACTTTGCGCACCGGCAAGCAACTGATACTGAAAATGTCGCGAAGTTGCTTGCCGTCTTGCGCGATGTGCCCCCAGAACAACGGCGCGCGCGCTTTCGGGCAGTCGTTGTTGTCGCATTTCCTAACGGCCACTTTCTTACTGGTGAAGGGACGCTCGAAGGGTACATCACGACAGCTCCGCGAGGGACGCACGGCTTTGGCTATGATCCCGTTTTTTGTCCTCTTCAGGAAACCCGTACATTAGCCGAAATGTCGCCTGAAGAGAAGAATCGGCTGAGCCATCGTGCCCAAGCTGTCCGGAATCTTCTCGCCGCTCTCCAACAATACTGCCAGACAACGACAGGCTCGGCAGTGGAGGAACAGGAATGA
- a CDS encoding Mur ligase family protein: MSKTLRDLQPPRFAAIPPRPLPLAGIAGSRGKSTTAWLLAEMLSLAGWRLALWVSTGVYVHGQWQAGELQPWAEALTALQSGHLDFAIQELEGPVVSSVGLPAAHYMLAAVTTLCGNNEECLLSPEARQVAHALPIIAQAVHPAGFLVLNADDYAVLDLTRETLATPVLFALHPENPALRRHLEHGGWGVWVDDGAVICGTEEDCQSLFTLSTIPFTLSGMLTFQVQNVLCATALARCLDLPVDVIAQALQQFTPDPARLLGSCNLLQYHGATILFDTPQHSWTLRALIRGIRQQPHRRSVTVSHSFAAVTDDELEEVGRLLGRLGGMVLLTKDDLPPDRLARLQAGLLQNDIPPLLLAYPDQSAAIRAALQRLQPGDLCLILPDDPTQAWEILAQATGSRLSPW; the protein is encoded by the coding sequence ATGAGCAAAACATTGCGGGATCTGCAACCACCACGGTTTGCAGCAATCCCACCTCGTCCTTTGCCGCTCGCTGGCATTGCTGGTAGCCGCGGCAAATCGACAACAGCGTGGTTACTGGCTGAAATGCTCAGCCTCGCCGGCTGGCGACTTGCGCTGTGGGTCTCAACCGGTGTGTACGTGCACGGGCAATGGCAAGCGGGGGAACTCCAACCATGGGCCGAGGCTCTGACAGCCTTGCAAAGTGGTCACCTTGATTTCGCAATTCAAGAACTCGAAGGTCCAGTGGTGAGTAGCGTTGGCCTTCCAGCCGCGCACTATATGCTCGCCGCTGTCACAACACTCTGCGGCAATAACGAAGAGTGTCTGCTCAGCCCAGAAGCACGACAGGTTGCTCACGCCTTGCCGATCATAGCGCAAGCAGTCCACCCGGCAGGATTTCTCGTTTTGAACGCAGACGATTATGCTGTCCTTGACCTTACTCGAGAAACGCTTGCGACGCCTGTGCTTTTTGCGCTGCATCCCGAAAACCCTGCCTTACGGCGCCATCTGGAGCACGGTGGCTGGGGTGTATGGGTTGATGACGGAGCTGTCATTTGCGGTACCGAAGAGGATTGCCAGTCCTTGTTTACCCTTTCAACGATTCCATTTACCTTGAGCGGTATGCTGACGTTCCAGGTACAAAACGTCCTCTGTGCTACGGCACTCGCTCGCTGCCTCGATCTTCCAGTGGACGTTATCGCGCAAGCACTCCAGCAGTTCACGCCTGACCCGGCTCGTTTACTCGGATCGTGTAATTTACTTCAGTATCATGGGGCGACGATTCTGTTTGATACGCCACAACACTCCTGGACACTTCGCGCACTCATCCGCGGGATTCGCCAACAACCACATCGTCGATCTGTCACCGTCAGTCATAGTTTCGCTGCCGTCACAGACGATGAACTCGAAGAAGTTGGACGGCTCCTCGGTCGACTTGGTGGCATGGTTCTCCTTACCAAGGATGACCTTCCCCCTGATCGTCTTGCGCGGCTGCAAGCTGGACTGTTGCAGAATGACATTCCACCGCTCTTACTTGCCTACCCTGATCAGTCGGCAGCGATTCGCGCTGCATTGCAACGGCTTCAGCCAGGCGATCTCTGCCTGATTCTGCCTGACGACCCAACGCAAGCTTGGGAAATCCTGGCGCAGGCTACCGGCTCACGACTCAGTCCATGGTAG
- a CDS encoding histidinol phosphate phosphatase domain-containing protein encodes MVYDFHLHTFYSDGELSPVELVRRAVERGYTALAITDHAGVGGVHELIRRLQADREIIERYWPIKVVIGVELTHLPPESIFEAANLAREAGAELIVLHGETPVEPVLPGTVHAGIVSGVVDLIGHPGLIGEEEARLAREYDVFFELSARRGHSLTNGHVAKLAQAYGVKLVVNSDGHSPDDLLTADFQRLVARGAGVPESLLADVLTNWPEELLQRALSRRQ; translated from the coding sequence GTGGTATACGATTTTCACCTGCACACGTTTTATAGCGATGGAGAGCTTTCACCAGTTGAGCTTGTGCGACGAGCTGTCGAGCGTGGCTACACCGCTTTGGCGATTACCGACCACGCTGGCGTTGGCGGCGTGCATGAGCTTATCCGGCGTCTCCAGGCAGACCGAGAAATTATTGAGCGATACTGGCCAATTAAAGTCGTGATTGGTGTTGAACTCACCCACCTCCCGCCCGAGAGCATTTTCGAAGCAGCGAATCTGGCTCGCGAGGCGGGCGCTGAACTGATCGTGTTGCATGGCGAAACGCCTGTTGAACCAGTCTTGCCGGGGACCGTCCACGCTGGGATTGTGAGCGGCGTCGTTGACCTGATTGGCCACCCCGGACTCATTGGCGAAGAAGAAGCTCGGCTTGCTCGGGAATACGATGTGTTTTTTGAGCTTTCAGCCCGCCGAGGTCACTCGCTCACGAACGGTCATGTTGCCAAACTCGCCCAGGCCTATGGGGTCAAACTTGTCGTCAACAGTGACGGGCATAGTCCAGACGATCTGCTCACTGCTGACTTTCAGCGTCTCGTTGCTCGCGGTGCGGGTGTGCCGGAAAGCCTCTTAGCCGATGTGCTTACGAACTGGCCTGAGGAGTTGCTCCAACGCGCTCTGAGTCGCCGCCAGTAA